Below is a window of Humulus lupulus chromosome 2, drHumLupu1.1, whole genome shotgun sequence DNA.
gaccatgtatatatacaatcatcaaggtaacaaattttgataacacaagtctgtggtccacttgttcctgaacacctccatattttcatcgcagatagtttccaatggaagaccgaccattagatgctcaatatacttgacagcatacacaccacaatccccactgtaaaaaaaaaagtaaatattaagtgcacattactataaatttagttagaaacaaaattagtatgaagatgatgtttgttaccttctctttgactgagggagCTCGTGTTTCTGCTTGCGACAccatgtgaactgatgcggcctctttcctgctgatggaatcttcaacatcaatcTATAAGTAAATAGTTTACTCTGCATTAACAGATAAGGAAGCAAAAAGCACCATGGACTCATAATATCCTcaagctttgcgtcactaatcatCGAGTTGTCCGAATCGTAAACAGTcagagtccaactagaaatggaagcctcaatggtaaaccaatgttgttgtccatagttctagaaccaatataaatcctcaactcctccccaagatgccagaaactactgctcgatgccggtcaacatggacataatgtcagcatcccaagaatactttgttttgtcggctgttttcttgtactgatcatatcgtgcaggtatcacttgtgagaaataactgttcatcacaactgcattctgTCGATATATATTGGTAAAATACTTGCGATGCATATgaagcatgtgttctgccgcatcaatatgctgcaaagagagtacgataaaaaaattagcaaagaccatcataaattgctgctgtcgagctccatcgagctcacatcgaactactatcgagctcacatcgagctaatctcaaacagtaaagaacaaccctattttaacatccctatcgaactactatcgagctccatcgagctcacatcgagccagtctgaaacagtaaagaacaaccctattttacatccctatcgaactcctatcgagctcacatcgagccaatctgaaacagtaaagaacaaccctattttaacatccatatcgaactcctatcgagctcacatcgagccaatctgaaacaataaagaacaaccctacatccctatcgaactactatcgagctccatcgagccagtatgaaacagtaaagaacaaccctattttaacatccctatcgaactactatcgagctcacatcgagccaatctgaaacagtaaagaacaaccctacATCCCTATCGAGCTACTattgagctccatcgagctccatcgagccagtctgaaacagtaaagaacaaccctacatccctatcgaactactatcgagctccatcgagccagtctgaaacagtaaagaacaaccctattttaacatccctatcaaaCTCCTATctagctccatcgagctcacatcgatccTGTAAACTCCTATCGAATTcatatcgagctatcatcgatCCTGTAAACTTCTATCAAACTcctatcgaactcatatcgagctatcatcgagtcagtaaaaacaaaacatgtaaaattgaaaacagtccataattaggtataaatggcttaccccatcattgagccacgactggggtgtcttcaacgtcagaaaccacgctggaccgtgactcccagtctttacatcccgcagggtcttgttgggcatgtctccaagTAGCCAATTGCACATTGTCCTATATTGTTtgggatctggcttcttgagagggtctaGCACATGTGTAGCCTCCTCTACTGGTGCAACCGcatcagtgcgaggtcttttccttGTGGGATCGGtatagtcctcaaaccaatctggcttgtGTCTTTGGCGTCTAGCCCTCTGAAACTGAACCTCAGCAgcatcctcagggttgacaataacgactcccggagtctcagcatcaggtgtcacaatgatggtaggaggcgtcgttggatcatcaacatagtctagcagaatatccaatgactctgagtctgaatcttcattggagcccctcggtttctccttaataaatgtcaggatctgactgactACGTCCAAGATCACTGATTGGTTCTTCAGGAGGGTCTCTAGTCGACCCTTgactctgtccaaccgctcaatcaTGTCGGCGagctcaggggctgaggctgaggctggtgttggggttggtgttggggctgatgctaaggctggggctgatgttggggcaaAGGTTGAGGCTGGGCCTGAGGCTAGGGCaataggaggggtgggacctgcaacctcctcccccgACTTGATATCTTGGCTGCCTGAGAAACTATCTCTCcgattttctcaaaagtcgcatcctcctcctcatcagtctccgagggatcttggccaagcccaggataaaggggaagatctccctcagtcaaagacaagtaatagtctttttctgctggccgaggcttcaacatcggaagaacaattaactgcaaacaacataaaacatttggttaactcaaataatgataaaagataagcatatagataaaaaaaaaaaacataacttacattcttcttcaataatatcggtgcgatgacggacttggtgaaatccttgttcctccgatgcgaccaactaagcatcctcgggaacatgtttcccgagctcacaacaagctcCACTGCAAGAtgttggatagcctcatatgcccagtactgtaaggccggggcataaccatacatactgtacttggactcttgctgcaccttggcatccttcttggcatcatagttggccttttgcttcaccatgtccttcttacaagaatgcaatagcctcctataagagtacgtcccccatggatagctgaagaagtactctacattctcaacaatttttagaatatctcgccaaatgtgcaacttgccctcaatggcattcagaaccccctcaacaaacagacatagaccaagcttgtacacatcttccacaaccgtacaagtcttgaatgcatggtccacctgtgagagctttactttctcagcatcgttgaaatactcctttatcaatcggtcgctgagattacgcccttccaactcttctggtgacgggaaggTACTGAAATCCAACCCTGTCACtagggcaaactctcccatgccgaatctacaagacttcgaccccaagaaaaaatggacctcatcttcgttgttgctggagattttcctcagcaacagttgatgcaccaagactccgAAGAAATTAAACTCTGAAGCcaaaaagaactgcttgaaaggggattccttagccctttcaagcagcccgagctccaaaaacctggtcttaatgtgatttaaagtactactaccccaatatgtcactcgaccaggaaagtgatcactgaacggaacaagcaaattaggcatctgtaacaacacatgaaaaataattggtaagaaaacagaataattttttttttcataaaaacactgaaataagttgtcatcgagctctatcgagctataatcgagctgcaacataccctatcgagcaactatcgagttccatcgggcaatatcaacaacctaaatctatcgagcctatcgagccagtgtcgagcctatcgagctaagcaAAATTTGCCtacataaataaccatcgagctacagtctagtctaatattgaaccattatcgaacctatcgagcccctGTAATATAATACCACATATCcatcgagcttctatcgagcTCTTGTCGAGCCTACTATCGAGCCATAATCGATCCTATCGAGCCCTTGTAATATAATACCACATATCcatcgagcttctatcgagctcctatcgaaccataatcgatcCTATCGAGTTAGTTTCATATATTGCCATAGatctatcgagctcctatcgatccaccatcgaactgttcaaactaccctatcgagcctactatcgaaccataatcgaacctatcgagcaactggttcaaacccagaaaaaatttcccacaaaatcggacaacccattccacaaatcacagattcaacaacaatataaagcaaatatggacttgggttcaagattttacctttgttttttaaactttgaaggaaatatTCTCCGTGGGTCTCGGGTTTGACAGAAAAATGGGAGTTTGCAGTGGGTCTCGAGATCGACGGAGAAATGGGAGAAGGTGGGGGTTCGACGGAGAAGGTGGGGGCTCGACGGCTCGACGGCTCGACGGAGGTGGGGGTTCGATGGTTTTTGGGGGATTTTTGTGAGACtgagagagagaaaccgagagtggatagagagagaaggctgaggtTGAATTTTTTGGGTGTGGAAAAATgagaagggtattttgggtatgagggAAAAGTTTAGCATCAATTTGAAAAAGTTAATAATGCTAAGATTTTTTTGTAATTGTACATATTAGTAtgtataaaaagtgaaatttcccttatAGAATTACTATCTTTTACCATAACACGTGAGAGTACAATTAGTTTAGTGTTGCAAAGTTTGCAAGTTGAGTATCATCCCACGAAGACTATGATACTACTTACCATAGCTGCTAAtccttattttaataaaaatgagtCAACAGAAACTGCATAGTTAAAATAATGACGATAGAAAATAAACTTACTGAAAATGAATTAAGCAAATAAAAAAGGTATGTTGTAACAATATGTAATCAAGGGTTTTCGGATATAGTTGGACTAATTTTCCTTcattcatttaatataattatttgagCTTTACTCCCAATATTACCAACAAATC
It encodes the following:
- the LOC133814857 gene encoding uncharacterized protein LOC133814857: MVKQKANYDAKKDAKVQQESKYSMYGYAPALQYWAYEAIQHLAVELVVSSGNMFPRMLSWSHRRNKDFTKSVIAPILLKKNLIVLPMLKPRPAEKDYYLSLTEGDLPLYPGLGQDPSETDEEEDATFEKIGEIVSQAAKISSRGRRYTQKVRARQRLFAMENNNQGDNNTGANDGGDNAQAISPPQPQQQRAVCDFCMPVVNENLTIIVNPAITANNFELKPTLINMVQ